AAGGTCTCTACTCCAGGGAAGCATCTCAAGAAACACAGCAAAGTTCTGATTTCTTTGGGCACTCTGAAACGGACCTTCAGAGCTAACACCTTCACACTTGGAACCACTGTATTTGGGGTTGGGCAAACTTTTGTCACCCCAGCCTGCACATCGTCGCAACATCAATCAGACAATCATGCAAATCATACAGTACCAGGTAGCATAACACTTTAAGATTTGTGAGAATTGGAGTACCTTGATGATGGTGTTGCCGATCTCAAGCTCGTGGGTGGCCGTGTCCAAGTAGCCGAGCACGGCGAGCTTGGGAGCATGGCCTATCTTGACCTTGATGACCCTGTCATCCTCAGTGGGGTGCGTACAGTAGATAATGAGGCGCTGCAGGTTTGGGGCGGCCACGACGGCGACCTCGTCCGCCAAGGAATGCCAGAGCAGCAAGCAacggaggctgcggctgccgatGCGGACGCGGTCGGGGTAGAAGTAGTTGGAGATGAGCGCCAGGGTCTCCAGCTTGGGGCTGCAGGCGAGCACGTAGTCGAGGTCGCTCTCCTCCGTTTTGCCGTGGCAGAGGCCGAGCTCCTGGAGGTGGGGGAAGACATCGGGGCCGCGCGGGAGGCCGGTGGTGAAGGGGAAGAGCCAGACGCCGAGGTAGAGGCGGCGGAGCGACGCCCCGCAGCGGAGGAGGGTTGCAGGCAGCTGCACGGGCTCGTCGAAGGAGTAGGGGCGGTTGACGAGGGTGAGGTTCTCCACGCCCTTGTCGGCGAGGTGGCGGAGCCACTCCGGGAGGAGCGCCTCCTTGTTGGACTCGTCGATGGGGATCTCGGCGATGCGGACGGCGCGGAAGGGGCCCGGGTGGGAGGCGAGGACGCGGGACACCAAcgcggcggcggggccgggggACGGGAGGAGGTGGGCATCGTCGAGGGCGAGCGGGGTGGCGCGCCAGAGCCCGCGCCAGCGGCGCGAGAGCGCGCCGGTGCGCGCGGCGTCCTTGACCGGGAGGCGGGAGACGACGTTGCGCAGGAGGGTGTCGGGGAGCGCGCTGATGCGGTCCTCGCCGTCGGAGGAGGAGGTGGCagcggagaggagggcggcgggggaGACCGGGGAGGCCGGGAGGCAGCAGTCCATGATGTGCTCGAGGCCGGCGATGTCGCCCGTCGACATggcgcccggcggcggcggcggcggcgggcggagggaGAGGAGAAAGGTGTGGGTTTCCCTTGGGGGGAGCAGGTGTGTGTCCTTCCTTCCGACCGACGAGTGAGAACTGAGATAAACTTGGATGGCAATAAAAACAAATTGAGTTTGGTCTCACTGTACTCCACTTGCTAGGGTTTCGCGTCCGTGGGCCGGAGCAGAATGGGCCTTCTCCCTTGTTCGTCCGTCTGTGATTTTATTCTGAACTTCGACTAAACAAGTTCTTGCCAACTTCTTGGTTATTTTGAGCAATTTATTGAGgtcagaaccccccccccccccccaatgtttATTTTATAAAAACCACTTCATCATTGTATTAAAACTAGATGGTTTATGAATCTAAATATATTTTTTATTACTTTTTTATGTTCTTTGTACTGTTTTGACAATTATGAATAAATCGAAAGCTTTCAAATGCATCACGTGTACTCCATTGTAAAGCTATTTTTATTGATTTTATCAAGATCAACACTTTTAAATATCCCTTGCTCAATTTCGATCACTTCAGCATTTCTCCTTCACAAGCACTCGTTGTGCAACGCCACTCGCTGGTGGACACCAGCAATGCCGGCAGACCCAGGACAAAAATGACCCAGGGTCCCATGTCTATCACATATATTTGGATATGAGTACTAATATAGCTAAAAGTAACAGTTaacaatataatatatatatatatatatatatatatatatatatatatatatatatatagaatacgATATAACCGTGAATGTGCTTATCGAGGATCCAAAATAAAGAGTTTCACCTGAAATATTAGTTGATCGTAGTAAGTTCAACATCAAAGAAAAATCAAAGTGTCCAAAATGTGAATAAAGTATAACCGTCGATGAGAAAATGCAACACTAGATCCTGATTGCCTACAAATCAAAAAGAAACAAAACCACTTAGTAAAATATTAATTACAGTTGTGTAAGTAATAAGTAAGTTAAAACATTACCTTCCTAAAATGGTTTCCTACGTTCTTTCATGGCTTCAAAGCGATCAATTACCGCATCATTAGTAACCTTCCTCATTTCACTTTTCTCCACGTAACAAATAAGGTCGTACTTCAAGGCGTCGTCACCAAGACGGTTGCACAAATATGTCTTCACAATTCTCATAGCTGAAAAAGATCTCTTAACGGTAGCAAGTGGCAACAGGCAATACTAGTGCTAGCTTCAAAAGTCGATAAACCAAGGGATAGAAAATATGTTTTCTTGTCTTCACCATTTTTTGAGAGAGCTCACAAATATTACTTAATCCAGAGAAGCGATCATCTGCTCGGACATCAGCAATGTGAAGGTGATGCCTAAGGTCCCTGAGTTCTCCATCATCGAAATATTTTGGATAAAGTTCAGCTAGACTCATCAAATGCTCTAAGTTGAAATCACGAAATGATTCATTTGGGCTCAAAGTTGCTGAGCAAACAAGTAGGTCAGAATTTTTCTCATTGAAGCGATATCAAGTTCTTGGAGCAGCCAATCAATAAAACAATCTACTTCATAATGATGCCTATTAGTGATACTTGTTTTTTGCCGTGGCTTCTTTGGGTTCACATATTGGTCGTCCATTTCCAGCTTGGAAAtttcattgtcggtgtcaaaaccagcggatctcgggtagggggtcccgaactgtgcgtctaggcagatggtaacaggagacaagggacacgatgtttttacccaggttcgggccctctcgatggaggtaaaaccctactcctgcttgattaatattgatgatatgggtagtacaagagtagatctaccacgagatcaaagaggctaaaccctagaagctagcctatggtatgattgttgttcgtcctacggactaaaaccctccggtttatatagacaccggagagggctagggttacacagagtcggttacaatggtaggagatctacatatccctatcgccaagcttgccttccacgccaaggaaagtcccatccggacacgggacgaagtcttcaatcttgtatcttcatagtccaggagttcggccaacggtgatagttcggctatccggacaccccctaatccaggactccctcagtagcccctgaaccaggcttcaatgacgacgagtccggcgcgcatattgtcttcggcattgcaaggcgggttcctcctccgaatacttcatagaagattttgaacataaggatagtgtccggctctgcaaaataagttccacataccaccatagagagaataatctttacacaaattcaatccgctgacgtattctACGGCGTGACGTcataccacggccaagcctttcttggaatcatttttactgtcccacctcagcgtgtttagcgaggcagtttccttggcacgtcttatcaaagaggagatcatgcccccttattccgggattctcatcaatacgggcgtgggtaatccaaccgtgccattgattgcgacgcttgggagataagcgggttttaccaggctggtgagggacgcatagcttcgtccgtccatataaggggataaggatccgccttttctcctacgccttcttcctcctttgctccttcatttccgcgcactcgagctccagcgcccaagtccgcacatctcgcctcaaccttccccagccatgtccggagcgggaggcaagtggatggcctcctccgtcacggaggggcacaacAAAAAGTtaaggaaagccggatacctgcacagcgacattgcgcaccggcttccagacgaggggcagctcgtccccacccccaggccccatgagagggtggtgttccttccccatttcctccacggactgggcttcccactccacccatttgtccgggggctcatgttctactacggcctggatttccacgatctggctccgaatttcatcctcaatatttcagcgtttatcgttgtgtgcgaggccttcctctgcatcaagccccacttcggcttatggctgaagaccttcaatgtcaaaccgaaggtagtgggcagccagcaggcggagtgcggaggcgccatggtgggcaagatgcccaacgtcatatggctcgagggctccttcgtggaaaccatcaaagggtggcaatcggggtggttctacatcaccgagccgcgtgaccctgaatgggcagcggcccccgaattccgatctggcatccccacatgtctcacctcctggaaagagaagggcctgacatgggatgatttggaagagctgaccggaatccaaacctgcgtccaaaaccttgtgaacaagaagatcaagctcgtcaacgtagtccaggtcatgctcatccgctggatcctcccgtgccaacaacgggccttcaagttgtgggagtttgatctggcacaTCACCAAACCTTGAGaaagctcttcgacactacgtacaaagatgcctggaaggtgttgtttaagggcgtcgaggcccccgcatccgctaccgaagatcgcggattcagctcgcggtgtcaggccagcgaggtaagctattctaccctttatgggactcttgtttttcatagtctgactctatgtgggatctaaactcccttacctttgacaggactggctgaagacgtctgggcaggttaactgtccggctccttcgccagaggacccagcggacgcccgcttgacggggctgctggttccggcacctcacgtggtgccagagaagaaggccaagaagaaggccaagggaactcgaAGGAGTGCGGgtgccaggtgttgtcggactcatcgtccaacgattccgaggtggactcctcccgtgaagacgaggaggaggaaaaagaggcctctcccccagcgaggggagagaagaaaaggaaggccgccccagctgggggggccggagggtccaagaaaggaaggacccttCCTACGGACttttccaccaacgccgacgacggcgaagaggagtggccttcgagggccaagcccctagcgagatcgtaagtgtccagattccagaataactcatgatttttcatttgtcgcatagtttcttctaacgccgaatacaaccatgtagcctgcccaaggacgagctccccgcttcatcgagcggctccctggattcgtcggatgtgaatagcactttaCTTCCgcccgcctcctcccctcgtgacgTAGAAGACGCcgcggtggagtcccaaaaggggcccaaccaggaggaggtggtcctggaggcgccgcaaggcgaccacCCGGACTCTGGGCGCAAAGGGGGCAAAACCCCAGAGGGCTCTAAGTTCGGCCCTGTGTCGGACTCCATACTGGAACCTAcagtggttccgaagtccggcaggcggccccttcgtaagaagggcaagactgcgacgccggtggcctccgtccaaccggaggcaccgaacagcttgctggaggcgcttaatggcgcctccatcgacgaggagcaccgcactatcatgagtgcggtgatccagaaagttcagtccgccaagagcgggctgactgaagcctgtaccagccttctaacaggctttgaggtaagtttttaagatatgtaagaatattaccgcatagacgatagcccctgatgcttagttcggtgttcggaaagaaaagccgagttgaggatctaaaaagatatacgcaggagtctaacataaatatgtcaatatgggaatgcaggctgcgctgctgacctctgccgcaatgactgtggaggtcaatgcattgaaggagagcctcgagcggtccaagaacgagctcggccttgccaagaagcagctcgaggataaggaaggtaagtaataccttatagaaaggatttggttgcaaaaaatgacaggaataacatgagtattacaggggccacgaacaaggtggcgaccctgaaggaagcggtatccaaggccgaaaacagtgcggccgcggagcgcaccgagcgagagaagcaggaggcacaggtggtggaggtgcggcaagagctccaggctctcgtggaaaaacacgagagtttggagcatgactcgaagactcaagagtccgagctcgccttggctcttgagagtgccaaagccactaaggcggaagcccagaaggccctccaggagataaaaaagatagcggtgggtaaggcattcttcatgcaaagcaagcatgtaaatgaattatctgttacttacccgaattcaaagctctccaggagcgttcgcagatctgccccgtagtgtgtccgatgctgccgtgtTCTACTGAGCCGAGGATGGGAGCTCAATGGAAAAGGTGTTCcagtctcaatatgctgaggccggacatccggtgcccctgagcgaccagctgaagcagctggtcgagctcgacaaggtggacgaacaggccatgaagggcctcatagtttggttgtggcctaaagaagccatgcctgggagctacttcggtctggtgcggcggctggtggatgcctgtccatggattgaagtcatcaagcgttccatctgcattgaaggtgcccgtcgggcccttgcccgtgctaaagtgcactggggcaagatggacgccgagaagcttgtgacggacgcgccaccgctgggcaaggattatcgcaagctcaagatgtactatgagggcatcctgaagggtgcccgccttatagcgggtgaatgctccaaagatgtaatttttgagtagactcgcatttgttatcttgtgcgctaaaaactttgttcatatgcgctaagcaacgcttgttaatttaaaatattactttctgtgcggccgtttatcaaatttgagagatggcgagtcgttggcttcagccccaatgccacgagtgctggggtgttcgggataaacttgagcgctcttgttcccattcttgggtccttcgagggaggcattTAACACGAcgaatgaggcaaccggactataatgcttaaacactctcacttagccatagaattctataattttgaatttcggcaaagcccctggtattcggaagaccgagttcggggcgctatccacgccttggccggacaatgccgcctcctcgctctaagaggcatgagtctttagggacccaaaaaaacctctcgaacagcgaccggctctcgccctatcatgacggtcagttttagctttctccactgaggtgctcaacccagctcaaccggggcacaatcgcagtggttctcccagcgctaccttagccgatataacagaacgtaaggtaccaaaacatgggagccgggcaaatccaactattgacccaagacatgattcggagccgatgcatataatgctataagttcggggtgccgcacttgtgaaagtgttcggacttatcacaccatgttttggggtacttaagcccttggtgtattgaccgtaccaagttgtacgggtgcaacatgtcatagatgaacattttattgaaaaaaaggaatgcaataataagcagaagctatgtattgttaaAAAGAtgctgcaatgaaagcagaacgatacaaatagtgcgataagcaagggatgggactatttaacatgtccccctccagggtaGGCTACGGGATGGTAtgaaaaacaggtatactgctcgtaatagagatcacctggacactcgacgtagcttttctgcttccctggctgttgcatcatgagttcggcgattctactgccggacagggcttctggaaaatgcagtcctgagaataataaaaaaaagaatgacacaattgggagcccctggtgcggttgagccgcactctgggcatgccgtggtcgtgcccctcccactatgcccatggtatctccagagcgtagttatgtatgcgtggtactggtcttgcaatttcgcgagggctggggttggggccgcattgctacgcgtgctcggaatgtgccaggcggtcttgttgtaggttactccgggcgcgcttgacggtgtccagatgtTTAGTAGTcgaactcgagaattgccttaagaggctgctttttacttccgccgcgagggccgccgtatgctcctccgttcggagagagcgttcggtgtttccattgaccgtgattactcctcgagggccaggcatcttgagcttgaggtatgcatagtgcggcaccgcattgaactttgcaaatgcggttcgtctgagcagtgcgtgatagccactgtggaacgggactatgtcaaagattaattcctcgctacggaagttatccggggatccgaagaccacttcgagtgtaattgagcctgtatagttggcctctacacctggtatgacgcctttaaatgttgtttttgtgggtttaatccttgaggggtctatgcccattttgcacactgtatcctggtaaagcaggttcaggctgctgccgccgtccatgaggactctagtgaggtgaaatccgtcaatgattgggtcaagaaccaatgcggcgaatccgccgtggcggatgctagtggggtggtcccttcgatcaaaagtgatcgggcaggaggaccacaggttaaactttggggtgactggctccatagcgtatacatcccttagcgcacgcttccgctcccttttgggtatgtgggttgtgtatatcatgttcaccatccgcacttgtgggggaaagcccttctgtcctctattgttcggcggccggggctcctccttgtcatcactatgcagccccttgtcgttgttttcggcatttaacttgcctgcctgcttgaacacccaacaatccctgtaggtgtgggtggctggtttttcgggggtgccatgtatctggcacgagcgatcgagtattcggtccaaattggacgggccctaagtatttcttttgaacggctttttccgctgaccgggtttagagcctctgaatccagcattgactgtcgtatcttcagtattatcgccgttaatgcggcgcttgtgcttgttgcgacacgacctgccattgctgtccttggtatccgaactaccagggtttttggtcaggttgttactgtgagctagccagctgtcctctcccgcgcagaagtgggtcatgagtgatgtgagggctgccatggatttcggcttttcctgtcctaggtgccgggcaagccactcgttgcggatgttatgtttgaaggctgcgagggcctctgcatccggacagtcaacgatttgatttttcttggttaagaaccgtgtccagaattgtctggccgattcatctggctgctgaattatgtggcttaggtcatcggcgtctggtggtcacacatatgtgccctggaagttatcaaggaatgcggcttctaggtcttcccaacaTCTAATTGATTCTGCTatcaagctgttgagccaatgccgagctggtcctttaagcttgagtgggaggtatttgatggcatgtagatcatcactgcgggccatgtggatgtgaaggagatagtccttgatccaaaccgcaggatctgttgtgccgtcgtatga
Above is a window of Triticum aestivum cultivar Chinese Spring chromosome 6B, IWGSC CS RefSeq v2.1, whole genome shotgun sequence DNA encoding:
- the LOC123135991 gene encoding F-box/FBD/LRR-repeat protein At1g13570 encodes the protein MSTGDIAGLEHIMDCCLPASPVSPAALLSAATSSSDGEDRISALPDTLLRNVVSRLPVKDAARTGALSRRWRGLWRATPLALDDAHLLPSPGPAAALVSRVLASHPGPFRAVRIAEIPIDESNKEALLPEWLRHLADKGVENLTLVNRPYSFDEPVQLPATLLRCGASLRRLYLGVWLFPFTTGLPRGPDVFPHLQELGLCHGKTEESDLDYVLACSPKLETLALISNYFYPDRVRIGSRSLRCLLLWHSLADEVAVVAAPNLQRLIIYCTHPTEDDRVIKVKIGHAPKLAVLGYLDTATHELEIGNTIIKAGVTKVCPTPNTVVPSVKVLALKVRFRVPKEIRTLLCFLRCFPGVETLHIMASDNDTDHYDDPGEFKPSDQLKSTFWQAVGPIKCVKSRVQKLVFDQFNGGTNQVEFLKLVLGRAVLLQKVIVLLAGLDSISTRGATSKLQPFASKKMWASKVWGGTSLVVHERPAGQVWRTCAGLVMPTTTTDEDMAPLPLSTTAAD